The sequence below is a genomic window from Candidatus Omnitrophota bacterium.
GTGTATCCCACGGTACCTAAAAGGTTATAAGCCAAGGGTGCAGATAATCCGCAGCCAAGCCCCACCCGCCGCAGAAAATTGAGCGGGAAGCGGGGAAGGTTCAACGACTATAATCGGGACCCCCGGCGCAGCACTTTGCAAATCGTCGGGGGATGGGATAGTCTGATCTGCATGGCGACATGCAGCTAACACACATGTTTAAGCTGTGGGTGCTGGGTTCGAGTCCCAGGCGGCCCATTTTGCATCCGCGCTGGCGGATGCAAAATGATCCCGTAGCCGGCCGGGATCCGGAAGGCCGGCGGAGGGACCACCAAGAGTTAGAAAATGACTTGGTACCTCTACATCCTCCAATGCCAAGACGCCTCGCTCTATACGGGGATTACCCTGAATGTTGAGCAGCGTCTGGCACACCATGCCGCCGGCAGAGGATCCCAGTACGTGCGAAGCCATGGGTTGGCCAAGCTGGCACACCTGGAGCGCCACAAGACAAAATCGGCCGCCCTGCGTCGAGAGCTCAAAATCAAATCCTGGCCGCGTCGAAAGAAGCTGGCCCTCATCAACGGCCATTCCTGATGGCCGAGAAGGGTTATACGTTCTTCGACCACACCGCCGACGTCGGCATCGCGGCGGAAGGGGCCACCCTGGCGGAGTTGTGCATCCATTTGGCGCAAGGCCTGATCGAATTGCTCATTGAGGATAGCGAGCTATCGCCGCGCACGGCGAGGCCGGTGGCCTTGAAGGCGCAAGAC
It includes:
- a CDS encoding GIY-YIG nuclease family protein, translated to MTWYLYILQCQDASLYTGITLNVEQRLAHHAAGRGSQYVRSHGLAKLAHLERHKTKSAALRRELKIKSWPRRKKLALINGHS